In a genomic window of Akkermansia massiliensis:
- a CDS encoding host-nuclease inhibitor Gam family protein has protein sequence MGKIRTTTKATDQQIIKDKAEFCQTLDDIARKGVELDTLQAAKETAMQQVLTDHDPKISELTREIDRLTKMAEQWASPRRDELFSKGRKSGTTALTTYGYRLGQPSLKPAKGWTWDKIVALLKTTRRKAYLVTKVTPDKDAIRQHVKPHKLAKLGLEIKQVETFYVERSTRDD, from the coding sequence ATGGGTAAAATACGCACAACCACTAAAGCAACCGACCAGCAGATTATTAAGGACAAGGCTGAATTTTGTCAGACCCTGGACGACATCGCCCGCAAAGGCGTCGAGCTGGATACCTTGCAAGCCGCCAAGGAAACCGCCATGCAGCAAGTGCTCACGGATCACGACCCTAAAATCAGCGAGCTGACCAGGGAGATTGACCGGCTCACCAAGATGGCCGAGCAATGGGCATCCCCCCGCAGGGACGAGCTGTTTTCCAAGGGCCGCAAATCCGGCACCACCGCTTTGACCACCTACGGTTATCGTCTGGGGCAGCCCTCCCTCAAGCCCGCCAAGGGCTGGACGTGGGACAAGATTGTCGCCCTGCTCAAGACTACGCGCCGCAAGGCGTACCTGGTCACCAAGGTGACTCCTGACAAGGATGCAATCCGCCAGCATGTCAAGCCTCACAAGCTCGCCAAGCTGGGTTTGGAGATCAAACAGGTGGAGACTTTTTACGTAGAGAGGAGTACCAGGGATGACTAA
- a CDS encoding DUF3102 domain-containing protein: MKYEIQIMPQNEVTTTNRDWEIAIVRANALHGQITGLTNQIQTLEQKRWMTAVVLGGLLARMKAAAQHGEWKALFGKSDTCVTFEYRTAARYMKLYREVLKRARKLGTVDVALIESGRRDARTLEEIGKLSDADSLRQAYFDFGVVTPPKSHGTSTIDDNRGTGKPQPIADPEEALAARQKSACDEFARIMVDLEAMLDTGRLPLVNQDALAEGKDILNNALRIINALTNA, translated from the coding sequence ATGAAATATGAGATTCAGATCATGCCTCAAAATGAGGTGACAACTACCAACCGGGATTGGGAAATTGCAATCGTCCGGGCCAACGCTCTGCACGGCCAAATCACCGGATTGACAAATCAAATTCAAACCCTTGAGCAAAAACGCTGGATGACTGCGGTTGTGCTGGGTGGATTGCTCGCACGCATGAAAGCGGCAGCCCAGCATGGGGAATGGAAAGCCTTATTTGGCAAAAGTGACACATGTGTCACTTTTGAATATCGCACGGCTGCACGCTACATGAAACTCTACCGGGAAGTGCTCAAGCGCGCCCGGAAGCTGGGCACGGTGGATGTGGCGCTTATAGAAAGCGGACGCCGAGACGCCCGCACGCTGGAAGAGATCGGCAAGCTTTCCGACGCTGACAGCCTCCGGCAAGCCTACTTTGACTTTGGCGTGGTCACTCCGCCCAAATCTCACGGCACCAGCACCATTGATGACAACCGGGGAACAGGCAAACCCCAGCCCATTGCGGACCCGGAGGAAGCACTGGCCGCCCGGCAAAAATCAGCATGTGATGAATTTGCCCGCATCATGGTGGACCTTGAAGCCATGCTGGATACCGGACGCTTGCCGCTGGTGAACCAGGATGCCTTGGCAGAAGGTAAAGACATTCTCAATAACGCCCTCAGGATCATCAACGCCTTAACCAACGCATAA
- a CDS encoding helix-turn-helix domain-containing protein, giving the protein MNKQEENMQNSIFSLRLLEAMKSNGLTQKELADSAGITQAAVSRYLREENTPRASELGALAIALGVSMDWLWGRSGNKEEQHEHYHDLENWKVRAIKSEEKLKMLKSAMQGWLKKI; this is encoded by the coding sequence ATGAACAAGCAAGAAGAAAATATGCAAAACAGTATATTTTCATTGCGACTTCTTGAAGCAATGAAATCAAATGGACTAACACAGAAGGAATTAGCGGATTCAGCAGGAATTACTCAAGCTGCTGTATCAAGGTATTTGAGAGAGGAAAATACTCCAAGAGCATCCGAATTAGGGGCACTCGCAATAGCTCTTGGGGTAAGCATGGATTGGCTTTGGGGACGAAGCGGAAACAAAGAAGAGCAACATGAGCATTATCACGATCTCGAAAATTGGAAGGTGAGAGCCATTAAGTCTGAAGAGAAGCTGAAGATGCTGAAATCAGCCATGCAGGGGTGGCTGAAAAAAATTTAG
- a CDS encoding AAA family ATPase, whose protein sequence is MDETTKQQDCTAVATQWDQYEAAIKECSTYTAAQRDAVLWLNNLGRQENMTLASLGDAINYSPTVVQRVLSGTYGAGVDKVITSIYRYKSLHEARLEAGDKPPYVQTSMAQRIWDAADYARVRQQIVSVIGMTQRGKTTAIREYAAAKGATVLVRCPVSPSPGKMIRRMAQALGNTGTGNMDMYMDYLYRTITPQHLIVVDEIHQVILQERKLGIRTVETLREIADECNCGMLLIGTKVWCDALNKDMSWKGVLEQIVKRGMTVALKDTLPLRDLKQLWQHYGLPEPGADIIGYVKAVANDVGLGRYTKLLSIGYTLASKAGEPYGWHHFQRAADMIEVLAKGL, encoded by the coding sequence ATGGACGAAACAACAAAACAACAGGATTGCACTGCGGTTGCAACGCAGTGGGATCAGTACGAAGCAGCCATCAAGGAATGCTCCACCTATACGGCCGCCCAGCGCGATGCCGTGCTGTGGCTCAATAACCTCGGACGGCAGGAAAACATGACTCTTGCCTCCCTGGGAGATGCCATCAACTACAGTCCCACCGTGGTGCAGCGCGTGCTTTCCGGCACGTATGGCGCTGGTGTGGACAAGGTGATCACGAGCATTTACCGCTATAAATCCCTTCACGAGGCCCGGCTGGAAGCAGGGGACAAGCCCCCGTATGTACAGACTAGCATGGCGCAACGGATATGGGACGCGGCGGACTATGCCCGCGTGCGGCAGCAGATTGTATCCGTTATCGGAATGACCCAGCGGGGCAAGACAACGGCCATCCGCGAATATGCCGCCGCCAAGGGAGCCACGGTTCTGGTGCGCTGCCCGGTATCTCCCTCTCCCGGCAAGATGATCCGGCGCATGGCCCAGGCCCTGGGCAATACCGGCACGGGAAACATGGACATGTACATGGATTACCTGTACCGGACCATCACGCCCCAGCACCTCATTGTGGTGGACGAAATACACCAGGTGATCCTCCAGGAGCGAAAGCTTGGCATCCGCACCGTGGAAACGCTCCGCGAAATTGCCGACGAGTGCAACTGCGGAATGCTGCTTATCGGCACTAAAGTATGGTGTGACGCGCTCAATAAGGACATGTCCTGGAAGGGCGTTCTGGAACAAATCGTCAAACGAGGCATGACCGTGGCTCTTAAAGACACGCTGCCCCTGCGCGACCTGAAACAACTTTGGCAGCACTACGGTTTGCCGGAACCGGGCGCGGACATCATCGGCTATGTAAAAGCAGTAGCCAACGACGTCGGCCTGGGACGTTATACCAAGCTCCTTTCTATTGGCTACACTCTGGCCTCCAAAGCCGGCGAGCCTTACGGCTGGCACCACTTCCAGCGCGCTGCTGATATGATTGAGGTGCTTGCCAAGGGCCTTTAA
- a CDS encoding DUF4339 domain-containing protein — MDNTKYYYQFNSKARGPISADKIKALLDSGLITMDTMVAKEGDQQWTPLNQADIIYSPKQAEETTPAEEVKKKNPVSMQRLIYASMVLIACLILISGINTWLLWQHNVVLTKTVKPQQWEYDKKFISLIHEYTGKGSFVDRNKDSDWIKGGWEPIMIINKDGMGFDCLMRRPKPAQ; from the coding sequence ATGGACAACACAAAATACTACTATCAATTTAATAGTAAGGCTCGCGGTCCAATCTCCGCAGACAAGATCAAAGCCTTACTGGACTCCGGTCTGATTACCATGGATACCATGGTAGCCAAAGAGGGTGATCAACAATGGACGCCGTTAAACCAGGCAGATATCATTTACTCCCCTAAACAAGCTGAGGAAACTACTCCAGCTGAGGAAGTCAAAAAAAAGAATCCTGTCAGCATGCAACGCCTCATCTACGCTTCTATGGTGTTAATTGCATGCTTGATATTAATCTCCGGAATCAATACATGGCTACTCTGGCAACACAATGTTGTTCTTACAAAAACCGTAAAACCGCAACAATGGGAGTATGATAAAAAATTTATTAGTCTAATCCATGAATACACGGGAAAAGGATCCTTCGTGGATCGTAACAAAGATTCTGACTGGATCAAAGGAGGATGGGAGCCAATCATGATCATTAACAAAGATGGAATGGGATTTGACTGCTTGATGCGTCGCCCCAAACCAGCTCAATAG
- a CDS encoding sigma factor-like helix-turn-helix DNA-binding protein: protein MDIPMTEEEWAIWQALWRVPEFRRHYGLDHAGSLTQREIGLYLGLTRQRVFSIERAAMRKIKIAFRKFKDEI from the coding sequence ATGGACATCCCCATGACGGAGGAAGAATGGGCCATTTGGCAGGCCCTCTGGCGGGTGCCGGAATTCCGCCGCCATTATGGCCTGGATCATGCCGGCAGCCTGACACAACGGGAAATTGGCCTCTATCTGGGCCTAACCCGGCAACGGGTTTTCAGCATTGAGCGCGCCGCCATGCGCAAAATCAAAATCGCTTTCAGAAAATTCAAAGATGAAATATGA